Proteins encoded in a region of the Sphingopyxis sp. OAS728 genome:
- a CDS encoding molecular chaperone — protein MPFRLAATMLAALLAPGLLGAAVFKLFPVRIELTSEQPVQTMTIENDSDEASRVQLRLYAWRQEGERDIYEETREVLANPGLFEIAPRRSQIARFGLRTSPGATEKAYRVFLEEVPTDRPSVPGEVRTLLRISVPIFVPPAQPAARLSWRVVSEGGAKVAFLVQNEGNVHVQLNRLTLKRAGDAVLGSEDMSVYLLPGTSRRVTLEVSSQPRAGERLKLEAMTDQADLSVDLVLEAAAREAGRP, from the coding sequence ATGCCTTTCCGTCTCGCGGCGACGATGCTTGCTGCGTTGCTGGCTCCGGGCCTGCTCGGCGCTGCGGTGTTCAAGCTCTTTCCGGTCCGCATCGAACTCACGTCCGAACAGCCGGTACAGACGATGACGATCGAAAACGACAGCGACGAGGCGTCGCGGGTCCAATTGCGTCTCTATGCCTGGCGGCAGGAGGGCGAGCGCGACATCTATGAGGAGACGCGCGAGGTTCTGGCCAACCCGGGGCTGTTCGAAATTGCGCCGAGGCGCTCGCAGATCGCGCGGTTCGGTCTGCGCACCAGCCCGGGCGCGACGGAGAAAGCGTACCGCGTATTCCTCGAAGAGGTTCCCACCGATCGGCCAAGCGTCCCGGGGGAGGTGCGCACCTTGCTGCGGATCAGTGTCCCGATCTTCGTGCCGCCCGCACAGCCGGCCGCGCGCCTGTCATGGCGCGTCGTTTCCGAAGGGGGCGCCAAGGTCGCGTTCCTCGTGCAGAATGAAGGGAATGTCCATGTCCAGCTCAACCGCCTGACCCTCAAGCGGGCGGGCGACGCGGTGCTCGGTAGCGAAGACATGTCGGTTTATCTTTTGCCGGGAACGTCGAGAAGGGTGACGCTTGAGGTCAGCAGCCAGCCGCGCGCGGGTGAAAGGCTCAAGCTGGAGGCGATGACCGATCAGGCCGATCTGTCGGTCGACCTCGTCTTGGAGGCGGCGGCGCGTGAAGCCGGGCGGCCTTAG
- a CDS encoding fimbria/pilus outer membrane usher protein has product MYVEISINGSVREGQHIVARRGEDFWVRAADLDAWRIDHAGVAPQMIEGDAMVALSAIPGVVAVFDTALQRLDLNVPSDRFMAQRLSSAPARVQPTPGAFSAFLNYDLSLEVDDRVTGGAFVEAGVSDDWGLFASTMTVGRTGGTGKFTRLDSYYLRDFPESLTRLVIGDTVTEARDWSRQVRFGGVRFGTEFGLQPDLVTFPVPEFADRAAVPSHVELLVNDALRYQGQVDQGPFSINQIPVVTGAGEVTLVVRDALGVERRVRTPYYVSSRLLSRGLSAWSLEAGAERRDYGFRSFHYGNPFAAGSYRRGLTDWLTVESRAEVSGNVQMAGAGINLVWPSVGEFGAAGALSRGEDGQGSLYRIFFSRITPSWNMAVSYQHASREFDQLGIDSDRDRITDQFQATAGASLGRWGNASISWTDLKYADGNRTRLVSGNYSAALGSSAYVNLFAIRSRARDAGWETTAGIGLTIAFGPRRSAYLQADSRNIYAEIRETAPTEGGWGYRLAASEGDTDRQQAELNWRGDVGEARVEVARFGAKAGLRALASGGLLIAGERAYATRRIEDGLGVIEVPGQANVRIYQENRLVTRTDAKGRAIIPDLRAYEENRIALSPSDLPLDARMPSDTLIVVPRFRGAAAARFDVERDRPATILVTDSGGAPVEAGASARASTGETAFVGYGGEIFVREIRPGMTLDIDLGSASCRVALPKDLPAEALPRIGPLRCTIREMRP; this is encoded by the coding sequence ATGTACGTTGAAATCTCGATCAACGGGTCGGTGCGCGAAGGCCAGCATATTGTTGCACGGCGAGGCGAAGATTTTTGGGTCCGGGCGGCCGATCTCGACGCCTGGCGGATCGATCACGCCGGCGTTGCGCCGCAGATGATCGAGGGAGATGCGATGGTGGCGCTGTCGGCAATTCCCGGGGTGGTCGCGGTGTTCGATACGGCGCTTCAACGCCTTGACCTGAACGTCCCGTCCGACCGTTTCATGGCGCAACGCCTTTCCTCGGCGCCGGCGCGCGTCCAGCCGACGCCGGGCGCGTTTTCGGCGTTCCTCAACTATGATTTGTCGCTGGAGGTGGACGACCGCGTGACCGGCGGGGCGTTCGTCGAAGCCGGCGTGTCGGACGATTGGGGTCTGTTCGCGAGCACGATGACCGTGGGACGAACCGGGGGAACCGGAAAGTTCACGCGCCTCGACAGCTATTACCTCCGCGATTTTCCCGAAAGCCTTACCCGCCTCGTCATTGGCGACACGGTCACCGAGGCGCGCGACTGGTCGCGGCAGGTCCGCTTCGGCGGCGTGCGGTTCGGAACCGAATTCGGATTGCAGCCCGATCTTGTAACCTTTCCGGTGCCCGAGTTCGCCGATCGGGCGGCGGTGCCGTCGCATGTCGAGCTGCTGGTCAACGATGCCCTGCGCTATCAGGGGCAGGTCGATCAGGGCCCGTTTTCGATCAACCAGATTCCGGTCGTGACCGGCGCCGGCGAGGTGACGCTGGTGGTCCGCGATGCGCTCGGCGTCGAGCGGCGCGTTCGCACGCCTTATTATGTCAGTTCGCGCCTGCTCAGCCGCGGTTTGTCGGCCTGGTCGCTCGAGGCCGGAGCCGAGCGGCGCGACTATGGCTTTCGCAGTTTTCACTATGGCAATCCTTTCGCAGCGGGAAGCTACCGCCGCGGCCTGACCGATTGGCTGACGGTCGAAAGCCGCGCCGAGGTCAGCGGGAATGTCCAGATGGCCGGTGCGGGCATCAATCTCGTCTGGCCCTCCGTCGGTGAATTCGGCGCCGCAGGCGCGTTGTCGCGCGGCGAGGACGGACAGGGAAGCCTCTACCGCATCTTCTTCAGCCGCATAACTCCAAGCTGGAATATGGCGGTCAGTTACCAGCATGCGTCGCGCGAGTTCGATCAGCTCGGAATCGATTCCGACCGCGACCGCATTACCGACCAGTTTCAGGCTACTGCCGGGGCATCGCTCGGCCGGTGGGGCAATGCGTCGATTTCGTGGACCGACCTCAAATATGCCGACGGCAACCGTACGCGGCTTGTATCGGGGAATTACAGCGCGGCGCTGGGCAGCAGCGCCTATGTGAATCTGTTCGCAATCCGGAGCCGCGCACGCGACGCCGGATGGGAGACAACGGCGGGGATCGGGCTCACCATCGCCTTCGGCCCGCGGCGCAGCGCCTATCTGCAGGCCGACAGCCGAAATATCTATGCCGAGATCCGCGAAACTGCACCCACCGAAGGCGGATGGGGCTACCGGCTCGCTGCGAGCGAAGGCGACACCGATCGACAGCAGGCTGAGCTAAACTGGCGCGGCGACGTCGGCGAAGCGCGCGTCGAGGTTGCGCGTTTCGGCGCCAAGGCCGGCTTGCGTGCATTGGCAAGCGGCGGGCTGCTCATTGCGGGAGAGCGGGCCTATGCGACGCGTCGGATCGAAGACGGATTGGGTGTCATCGAGGTTCCGGGGCAGGCGAACGTCCGCATCTATCAGGAGAACCGTCTTGTCACCCGGACCGACGCAAAGGGCAGGGCGATCATTCCGGATCTCAGAGCCTATGAGGAAAACCGAATAGCGCTATCTCCATCCGACCTCCCGCTCGATGCCCGCATGCCCAGCGATACGTTGATCGTCGTGCCGCGCTTTCGCGGCGCCGCGGCCGCCCGTTTCGACGTCGAACGCGACCGGCCGGCTACGATTCTCGTGACCGATTCCGGCGGAGCGCCGGTCGAGGCCGGCGCGAGCGCAAGGGCAAGTACGGGCGAGACCGCATTTGTCGGATATGGCGGCGAGATATTCGTTCGCGAGATACGCCCGGGGATGACGCTGGACATCGATCTCGGCAGCGCGAGTTGCCGGGTAGCACTGCCCAAAGACTTGCCCGCGGAGGCGCTGCCCAGGATCGGGCCGCTGCGCTGTACGATCCGCGAGATGCGACCATGA
- a CDS encoding spore coat U domain-containing protein, whose protein sequence is MTDKRLRLVFAGVLPLGLLAPVPAQAACSPLSLCSCTVSATGVAFGSYNTLAASPNDAAGSVRVVCTLLLDLAGSFTVDLSPGASNNYAGRTLRNGTNSLVYNLYTNAARTQIWGNGTGSSLRVTQSFAGLLLVDRTIPVYGRIPARQNARAGAYSDTIIVTVTY, encoded by the coding sequence ATGACCGACAAACGCCTTCGCCTTGTGTTCGCTGGGGTGCTGCCCCTTGGGCTCCTCGCCCCCGTGCCGGCGCAGGCCGCCTGCAGTCCGCTGTCGCTCTGTAGCTGTACGGTCAGCGCGACGGGCGTCGCTTTCGGCTCATACAACACGCTCGCGGCATCGCCCAACGATGCGGCTGGTTCCGTGCGCGTCGTCTGCACGCTGCTGCTGGATCTGGCCGGATCTTTTACGGTCGATCTCAGCCCGGGTGCGTCGAACAACTACGCGGGCCGCACGTTGCGGAATGGCACCAACAGTCTTGTGTATAATCTCTACACCAACGCCGCGCGGACGCAGATTTGGGGAAACGGCACGGGCAGCTCGCTCCGTGTAACCCAGAGCTTCGCCGGTCTCTTGCTGGTCGACCGAACCATCCCGGTTTATGGCCGGATTCCTGCGCGGCAGAACGCTCGGGCCGGCGCGTACAGCGATACGATCATCGTGACCGTAACCTACTGA
- a CDS encoding AMP-binding enzyme: MLKAANIYPAEVESALMQHPAAECAVVIGLPDDDLGARVHAIVQRDRTLAGKLSADDLAAFAAQLVVRYKVPRSFEITDEPLRDEAGKVRRSALREARVAANVPA; encoded by the coding sequence ATGTTGAAGGCTGCGAACATCTATCCCGCCGAGGTGGAGAGCGCGCTGATGCAGCATCCCGCCGCGGAATGTGCCGTCGTCATCGGTCTGCCCGACGACGATCTGGGCGCACGGGTTCACGCGATCGTCCAGCGCGATCGCACGTTGGCTGGCAAGCTTTCAGCAGATGATTTGGCCGCGTTCGCCGCGCAGCTGGTCGTGCGCTACAAGGTGCCCCGGAGCTTCGAAATCACCGACGAGCCGCTCCGCGACGAAGCGGGCAAGGTCCGTCGCAGCGCACTGCGCGAGGCGCGGGTCGCGGCGAATGTCCCGGCCTGA
- a CDS encoding helix-turn-helix domain-containing protein, which translates to MYSRRYTLIRAKCKARTIHLEDRLAETMKRGDAKRAALIEAAAAILMEKGLAGLTTREIAERAGSTERTLFKQFGNKDGLIVEVLDRIANAQMEQSLFTRLSSDPPRDWDAFEAWDRAMMTERVAAQGTRSEAGRMFLVEILQNPVFKARYSAVWIDRLWRPLVECLDGLKARGLIAEGADTRFLGRSFLSLHLGYLVTRINIAPDLDWDNERDAAELAAYFRAGAERRA; encoded by the coding sequence ATGTATAGTAGACGCTATACATTGATTCGCGCTAAATGTAAAGCAAGGACTATACATTTGGAGGATCGGTTGGCTGAAACGATGAAACGAGGGGATGCGAAACGCGCCGCATTGATCGAAGCGGCAGCGGCCATCCTCATGGAAAAAGGCCTCGCTGGGCTGACGACGCGCGAGATTGCGGAACGCGCCGGCAGCACCGAGCGAACGCTGTTCAAGCAGTTCGGGAACAAGGACGGCCTGATCGTCGAAGTGCTCGATCGTATAGCGAACGCGCAGATGGAGCAGTCGCTCTTCACCCGGCTGTCATCCGATCCGCCGCGGGACTGGGACGCGTTCGAGGCGTGGGACCGCGCGATGATGACCGAGCGTGTGGCTGCACAAGGGACGCGCTCCGAGGCGGGGCGCATGTTCCTCGTCGAGATACTTCAAAATCCTGTGTTCAAGGCACGCTATAGTGCAGTCTGGATCGATCGGCTGTGGCGCCCGCTCGTCGAATGCCTGGACGGGCTGAAAGCAAGGGGGCTGATTGCCGAGGGCGCCGACACGCGTTTTCTGGGGCGCTCGTTCCTCAGCCTTCACCTCGGCTATCTGGTCACCCGCATCAACATCGCGCCCGACCTCGACTGGGACAATGAGCGCGACGCCGCGGAGCTTGCCGCCTATTTTCGCGCGGGCGCCGAACGGCGGGCTTGA
- a CDS encoding nitroreductase — protein sequence MSAVAELRSKPADPMIEAVDATIVARHAVRRFRSEPVPVAMVRDILDVARYAPSGTNIQPWRAWVVTGEARDRLCAASVAALLATGPRPQDDEYKYYPDEFPEANLARRMAFGAAFGAALGVAHDDMKGRMQAMARQFQFFGAPVGIIFTMDRALEHGSLLDYGCFLQNIMIAAKARGLDTCAQQSWCQFHSVIRAELGIPESEMLVCGMSLGWADEAAPENSLNLGRAPIEDFATFCE from the coding sequence ATGTCCGCCGTTGCCGAGTTGAGATCGAAGCCAGCAGACCCGATGATCGAGGCCGTCGACGCCACGATCGTCGCGCGCCACGCCGTTCGTCGGTTCCGCTCCGAGCCCGTTCCGGTCGCCATGGTGCGCGATATTCTGGATGTCGCGCGCTACGCCCCGAGCGGGACGAACATCCAGCCCTGGCGCGCTTGGGTCGTGACCGGTGAAGCGCGCGACAGGCTGTGCGCCGCGTCGGTCGCAGCCTTGCTCGCGACGGGGCCGCGGCCGCAGGACGACGAGTATAAATATTATCCCGATGAGTTTCCCGAAGCCAATCTTGCGCGCCGCATGGCATTCGGGGCGGCGTTCGGAGCCGCGCTAGGCGTTGCTCATGACGACATGAAGGGCCGTATGCAGGCGATGGCGCGGCAGTTCCAGTTCTTCGGCGCACCGGTCGGAATCATCTTCACGATGGACCGCGCGCTCGAGCATGGCAGCCTTCTCGATTATGGCTGTTTTTTGCAGAACATCATGATCGCCGCCAAGGCACGGGGGCTCGACACATGCGCGCAGCAGAGCTGGTGCCAGTTCCATTCCGTGATCCGGGCCGAACTCGGCATCCCCGAAAGCGAAATGCTGGTGTGCGGCATGTCCTTGGGATGGGCCGATGAGGCCGCGCCGGAAAACAGTCTCAATCTCGGTCGTGCCCCGATCGAGGATTTCGCGACCTTTTGCGAATAA
- a CDS encoding acyl-CoA thioesterase — protein sequence MTAEAPELLTYRGVVYPWHCDQMGHMNVMWYTGKFDEATWTLFAELGLTRSYLVQNGRGMAAVEQTTRYLRELVAGDTVSITTRLVEVREKVLRFEHAMVRTSDGLIAATSAITGVHLDTALRKACAFPDEVRRRAEAMLGSTGETDNRC from the coding sequence ATGACCGCCGAGGCACCGGAATTGCTCACCTATCGCGGCGTCGTCTATCCGTGGCACTGCGACCAGATGGGCCACATGAACGTCATGTGGTACACGGGCAAATTCGACGAAGCGACGTGGACTCTCTTCGCCGAACTGGGGCTGACGCGGTCTTACCTCGTCCAAAACGGTCGCGGGATGGCAGCGGTCGAACAGACGACGCGCTATCTGCGCGAGCTTGTCGCGGGCGACACCGTTAGCATCACAACGCGCCTCGTCGAGGTGCGCGAGAAGGTCTTGCGCTTCGAGCATGCGATGGTGCGTACGAGCGACGGCCTGATCGCTGCCACCTCGGCGATCACCGGGGTGCATCTCGACACCGCGCTGCGCAAGGCTTGCGCCTTTCCCGACGAGGTTCGCCGACGGGCCGAGGCGATGCTCGGTTCGACAGGCGAGACCGACAACAGATGTTGA
- a CDS encoding MFS transporter — protein MLKRNLDFLRDNGRWLSFGFLLTLLSSFGQTFFIGLSGNDIRATHGLSGGEFGSLYMIATLGAALTLPWLGRTLDLMPGWQVVRFTVPALALACIMLALAPNIAVLVGALYLLRLFGPGMMIETAYTEVGRWFVATRGKSMAIAGQGLQLGSALLPAAIVLVHEASGSWRLVWLLSAAALVASLPMLITLGRMPRMPHAVEPDAVASRTARDWTRAEVLRDPVFYMLLTGTLASPFIGTVIFFHQGYLVDLRGYDPLAFAAAYPLMALSTVVFGLLSGHWIDRHDALKLLPYSLLPLGAAALGVALVTPIWGIYVFMVLLGISYGVVGTVFASLWPEVYGNAHIGSIRALTVSAMVLATAVGPGLTGWLIDLGVSLPRQMLWMAFWCLAASLALTFASRNARRRASD, from the coding sequence ATGTTGAAGCGCAATCTCGACTTTCTCAGGGACAATGGCCGCTGGCTGTCGTTCGGGTTCCTGCTCACCTTGTTGTCGTCCTTCGGCCAGACCTTCTTCATCGGCCTTTCGGGAAACGACATCCGCGCGACGCATGGCTTGTCGGGCGGGGAGTTCGGAAGCCTGTATATGATCGCGACGCTCGGCGCCGCGCTGACCTTGCCCTGGCTCGGCCGGACGCTCGATCTGATGCCCGGCTGGCAGGTCGTCCGGTTTACGGTGCCAGCGCTCGCCCTTGCGTGCATCATGCTCGCTCTTGCACCCAATATCGCCGTTCTGGTTGGTGCCCTCTATCTCCTCCGACTGTTCGGTCCGGGCATGATGATCGAAACCGCTTACACCGAAGTCGGGCGCTGGTTCGTCGCGACCCGCGGGAAATCGATGGCGATCGCGGGGCAGGGGCTTCAACTGGGTTCCGCTCTCTTACCGGCGGCGATCGTTCTTGTTCACGAAGCCAGTGGAAGCTGGCGGCTCGTCTGGCTGTTGTCGGCTGCTGCGCTTGTCGCCTCGTTGCCCATGTTGATCACGCTGGGCCGTATGCCCAGAATGCCGCATGCGGTTGAACCCGACGCCGTCGCGAGCCGGACGGCGCGCGATTGGACCCGGGCCGAAGTTCTGCGCGATCCCGTTTTCTATATGCTCCTTACGGGGACGCTCGCATCGCCCTTCATCGGCACGGTGATATTCTTTCACCAAGGCTATCTCGTCGACCTGCGGGGGTATGATCCGCTTGCCTTCGCGGCTGCCTATCCACTCATGGCTCTCTCGACCGTCGTGTTCGGCCTGCTCAGCGGGCATTGGATCGACCGCCACGACGCGTTGAAGCTGCTTCCCTACTCGCTGCTGCCGCTTGGTGCCGCTGCGCTCGGCGTTGCGCTTGTTACCCCGATATGGGGAATATACGTCTTCATGGTTTTGTTGGGCATCAGCTACGGGGTCGTCGGCACGGTGTTCGCCTCCCTTTGGCCAGAGGTGTACGGCAACGCGCATATCGGGAGCATCAGGGCCCTGACCGTGTCTGCGATGGTGCTTGCGACCGCAGTCGGACCGGGGCTCACCGGGTGGTTGATCGACCTTGGCGTCTCGCTCCCCCGGCAAATGCTGTGGATGGCGTTCTGGTGCCTCGCCGCATCTCTCGCGCTGACGTTCGCGTCCAGAAACGCCAGGCGGCGTGCTTCCGATTGA